One window from the genome of Deinococcus sp. NW-56 encodes:
- a CDS encoding orotate phosphoribosyltransferase, giving the protein MTADLPRLLGERGALRPGHTAFRNGLHGDGWIEKGEIVRDPATLDGVAAVQAASLRAAFPEATLLVGAPACGAVLASFVARHLGLPVAYVLTGERPGWHRMHVPTPGERVVYVDDLICTGTDARAVLAFLREQGHTVLGVSAWLSRTRLEGERLATLMAPPFQTFPAAECPLCAAGDGLVWRDVRE; this is encoded by the coding sequence GTGACGGCTGACCTCCCCCGGCTGCTGGGAGAACGCGGCGCTCTACGCCCCGGCCACACCGCCTTTCGCAACGGCCTTCATGGGGACGGCTGGATAGAGAAGGGGGAGATCGTCCGCGATCCGGCCACATTGGACGGGGTGGCAGCGGTGCAGGCGGCCTCGCTGCGGGCCGCGTTTCCCGAGGCGACCCTGCTGGTGGGGGCGCCCGCGTGCGGGGCGGTCCTGGCCTCCTTCGTGGCGCGGCACCTCGGGTTGCCCGTCGCCTATGTCCTGACGGGCGAGCGACCCGGCTGGCACCGGATGCACGTCCCCACGCCCGGCGAGCGGGTCGTCTACGTGGACGACCTGATCTGCACCGGGACGGACGCCCGCGCCGTCCTGGCCTTCCTGCGAGAACAGGGCCACACGGTCCTCGGCGTCAGCGCGTGGCTCAGCCGGACGCGGCTGGAGGGCGAACGGCTGGCCACGCTGATGGCGCCGCCTTTCCAGACCTTCCCGGCAGCGGAGTGCCCGCTGTGCGCGGCGGGGGACGGGCTGGTCTGGAGAGACGTGCGGGAGTAG
- a CDS encoding NUDIX hydrolase produces the protein MTERGSWEGRPTVLTWLPGYQPSSGEAVTQISGVCLTEEGRVVLVSENGETWSLPGGHPEAGEDWEATLRREVQEEACAEVLACRLLGAVRVEGLTPEPYFQLRYQARVRLDVFNPAFETRHRIAGSPAEVARLLPWIAGPLGRALLADVLAQDVP, from the coding sequence GTGACCGAGCGCGGAAGCTGGGAGGGCCGCCCCACCGTGCTGACGTGGCTGCCGGGTTATCAGCCTTCCTCTGGTGAAGCAGTCACACAGATCAGCGGCGTCTGCCTGACCGAGGAGGGCCGCGTGGTGCTGGTGTCCGAGAACGGCGAAACGTGGAGTCTGCCCGGCGGCCACCCGGAAGCCGGGGAGGACTGGGAGGCGACACTGCGGCGTGAGGTTCAGGAAGAAGCCTGCGCGGAAGTGCTGGCCTGCCGCCTGCTGGGAGCCGTGCGGGTGGAGGGGCTGACGCCGGAGCCGTACTTCCAGTTGCGCTACCAGGCGCGGGTGCGGCTGGACGTCTTCAACCCAGCATTTGAAACGCGCCACCGAATCGCCGGCTCCCCTGCCGAGGTTGCCCGCCTTCTGCCGTGGATAGCGGGACCGCTTGGGCGGGCGCTGCTGGCCGACGTGCTGGCGCAGGATGTTCCGTGA
- a CDS encoding AAA family ATPase yields the protein MRPLALELQGFTAFRQHTTLDFSDLELFALVGPTGSGKSSLLDAMTFALYGTTPRLGATGLDALISQGERGLSVSLTFEVGDETYRVARSKGRRQAENEVRLERREGDRWVGLSDGGTRAVGERIARVVGLDFKTFARSVLLPQGEFSRLLHGTGRERQALLGELMGLEHVKAMHGFAGDRAKGLKHQLGSLHALLEGEYAGVTVETVKGLRAEREAVSAEAERLTDTRERLQGQVNRLRALEGVWREREDTTRRLDVLEGRARQVREGAERAARARRVAGVLPLLDAAERARIAAEREEAERHRAASAEAAARQAVDSAQAGLEAAALAEQRIPDLEAKADTLREAEADAARLRRAGGTPQSTHASPLPWDEDAFLAAREGAQKLEKLRQERVQLEAQKTALESSRERQRAELTQHDALTGEQARTKREGQQAKAELDRAQAELEAARVEAGLAAYRSHLHFGEPCPLCEGIVQILPPPAEHNLAALETRVAALTADLEGRRLRYKEIGLELASLKKSTEEQAAELRDWEAQLTQREADLRVLEANVSGDPADTAARLVAGLAARVRSAGADPARERQRLLAEIKTVRARLTEAQATLARAESTHAAAAATLRSAAAAAAGRTHEAADASAALTSALAELRLDAAQARAAALPEAEITALEEAARTHTAQVGHLRAQLAELERQLGLEPFDPANLRQAERDLTATDAALTTARERAGSLAEQERVARERLERKAEIERQAGEVAGQLDTWQTLTNTLKANEFQSYLLSEVEAQLLTGAGALLYDISDGRYRLALENGEYVVQDLWNAGETRGVKTLSGGETFLASLSLAIALSDYLAGNKVLGALFLDEGFGTLDPQALEAVAGALENLRTQGRMVGVVTHVESLSERLPSRLLVTKSVAGSSVQRLDG from the coding sequence GTGAGGCCCCTCGCCCTCGAACTCCAGGGCTTCACCGCCTTCCGGCAGCACACCACGCTGGATTTCTCAGACCTCGAACTGTTCGCGCTCGTCGGGCCGACGGGCAGCGGCAAGTCCAGCCTGCTCGACGCGATGACCTTCGCCCTGTACGGCACCACGCCCCGGCTGGGGGCAACGGGCCTCGACGCGCTGATCTCGCAGGGGGAGCGGGGGCTGTCAGTCAGCCTCACCTTTGAGGTGGGGGACGAGACCTACCGGGTCGCCCGGTCCAAGGGGCGGCGGCAGGCCGAGAACGAGGTGCGGCTGGAGCGCCGCGAGGGAGACCGCTGGGTGGGCCTCAGCGACGGCGGGACGCGGGCGGTGGGCGAGCGCATCGCGCGGGTAGTGGGGCTGGATTTCAAGACCTTTGCCCGCAGCGTGCTGCTGCCACAAGGTGAGTTCTCGCGGCTCCTGCACGGCACCGGGCGCGAGCGGCAAGCCCTGCTGGGCGAGTTGATGGGCCTGGAGCATGTCAAGGCGATGCACGGCTTTGCCGGGGACCGCGCCAAGGGCCTCAAGCACCAGCTCGGCAGCCTGCACGCGCTGCTAGAGGGCGAATACGCGGGCGTGACGGTGGAAACGGTCAAGGGCTTGCGGGCCGAACGCGAGGCCGTGAGCGCCGAGGCCGAGCGGCTGACCGACACCCGCGAGCGCCTTCAGGGGCAGGTCAACCGTCTGCGGGCGCTGGAGGGCGTGTGGCGCGAGCGCGAGGACACCACCCGGCGGCTGGACGTGCTGGAGGGCCGCGCCCGGCAGGTGCGGGAGGGTGCGGAACGCGCAGCGCGGGCGCGGCGGGTGGCCGGAGTGCTGCCGCTGCTGGACGCCGCCGAACGCGCCCGCATCGCCGCCGAACGTGAGGAAGCCGAACGCCACCGGGCCGCCAGTGCGGAGGCAGCGGCCCGGCAAGCCGTGGACTCCGCGCAGGCGGGTTTGGAGGCAGCGGCGCTGGCAGAGCAGCGCATCCCCGACCTGGAGGCGAAGGCCGACACCCTGCGCGAGGCCGAGGCCGACGCCGCCCGGTTGCGCCGCGCCGGGGGCACCCCGCAAAGCACCCACGCCTCTCCCCTGCCCTGGGACGAGGACGCTTTCCTGGCCGCCCGCGAGGGAGCGCAGAAGTTGGAGAAGCTGCGGCAGGAGCGGGTGCAACTGGAGGCTCAGAAGACCGCGCTGGAGTCCAGCCGCGAGCGGCAGAGGGCCGAGTTGACCCAGCACGACGCATTGACCGGGGAGCAGGCCCGGACCAAACGCGAGGGCCAGCAGGCCAAGGCCGAACTCGACCGGGCGCAGGCCGAACTGGAGGCTGCGCGGGTGGAGGCGGGCCTCGCCGCCTACCGCTCGCACCTGCACTTCGGGGAGCCGTGTCCGCTATGTGAGGGCATCGTGCAGATCCTCCCACCGCCCGCCGAGCACAACCTCGCCGCGCTGGAAACCCGCGTGGCGGCCCTGACCGCCGACCTGGAAGGCCGCCGCTTGCGCTACAAGGAGATCGGGCTGGAACTCGCCAGTCTGAAAAAGTCCACCGAGGAGCAGGCCGCCGAGCTGCGCGACTGGGAAGCCCAGCTCACCCAGCGCGAGGCCGACCTGCGCGTGCTGGAGGCGAACGTCTCGGGCGACCCCGCCGACACCGCCGCACGGCTCGTCGCGGGACTGGCGGCGCGGGTGCGCTCTGCCGGGGCTGACCCCGCCCGCGAGCGGCAACGGCTGCTGGCGGAGATCAAGACGGTACGGGCACGCCTGACCGAGGCGCAGGCCACGCTCGCCCGCGCCGAGAGTACCCACGCGGCGGCGGCGGCAACCCTGCGCTCGGCGGCGGCAGCGGCGGCGGGCCGCACCCATGAAGCGGCGGACGCAAGCGCGGCGCTGACCTCGGCCCTGGCAGAACTGCGGCTGGACGCGGCCCAGGCCCGCGCCGCCGCCCTCCCCGAAGCCGAGATCACCGCGCTGGAGGAGGCCGCGCGGACCCACACCGCGCAGGTCGGGCACCTGCGGGCACAGCTCGCGGAGCTGGAGCGGCAGCTCGGGCTGGAACCCTTCGACCCGGCGAACCTGCGCCAGGCCGAGCGCGACCTCACCGCGACGGACGCCGCACTCACCACCGCCCGCGAGCGGGCCGGGAGCCTCGCCGAGCAGGAGCGGGTGGCCCGCGAGCGGCTGGAGCGCAAGGCCGAGATCGAGCGGCAGGCGGGAGAGGTCGCCGGGCAGCTCGACACCTGGCAGACCCTCACGAACACCCTCAAGGCCAACGAGTTCCAGAGCTACCTGCTGTCCGAGGTGGAGGCGCAACTCCTGACTGGAGCGGGGGCACTCCTCTACGACATCAGCGACGGCCGCTACCGCCTCGCGCTGGAAAATGGCGAGTACGTCGTGCAGGACCTCTGGAACGCGGGCGAGACGCGGGGGGTCAAGACCTTGTCGGGCGGCGAGACCTTCCTCGCCAGCCTCTCGCTCGCCATCGCCCTGAGCGACTACCTCGCCGGGAACAAGGTGCTGGGGGCGCTCTTTCTCGACGAGGGCTTCGGCACGCTCGACCCGCAGGCGCTGGAGGCGGTCGCGGGGGCGCTGGAAAACCTCCGCACCCAGGGCCGCATGGTGGGCGTGGTGACGCACGTGGAAAGCCTCTCCGAACGCCTGCCCAGCCGCCTGCTGGTCACCAAGAGCGTAGCCGGAAGCAGCGTGCAGCGGCTGGACGGGTGA
- a CDS encoding exonuclease SbcCD subunit D produces the protein MRVLHTADFHAGRNLRGFDRTPEIHGALTEIAELARSERADVVLVSGDLFDTVNPSAEAEAAVFDFFLRLRDANIPAVAIAGNHDSAARLHSLAGLLGWVGVQLVAQPTANPLDMIRTVQTRGGETLTVGALPFLSERRLVKAADVLGGDVGAWRQKYREGMGFFLRRLAEGFRPGGVNMLMAHATMDGAVPSGSERTMQFDLLNAYTLSPLQLPATAQYVALGHVHKPQQNSEMPLAHYPGSVVQLDFGEGGEKKQVNLVEVEPGRPARVLPIPLASGRELRTVRVTLDNVDARLAALEGFPGLVKVVVRAPSGTALPGLKDRVLRRLPNTLAVELDAVQEDLALPERRREGLSLLDLYERFHQERRGELPGDLRDAFREADEAARGEEEGVVA, from the coding sequence ATGCGCGTACTTCACACCGCCGATTTCCATGCCGGGCGGAATCTGAGGGGCTTTGACCGGACGCCCGAGATTCATGGGGCACTGACCGAGATCGCGGAGCTGGCCCGCAGCGAACGGGCCGACGTGGTGCTGGTGTCGGGCGACCTCTTCGATACGGTGAACCCCTCGGCGGAGGCGGAGGCGGCGGTCTTCGACTTCTTCCTGCGGCTGCGCGACGCGAATATCCCGGCGGTCGCCATCGCCGGGAACCATGACAGCGCGGCCCGGCTGCACAGCCTTGCCGGGCTGCTGGGGTGGGTGGGCGTGCAGCTCGTGGCGCAGCCCACCGCCAACCCGCTGGACATGATCCGCACCGTGCAGACGCGCGGCGGCGAGACGCTGACGGTGGGGGCGCTGCCCTTCCTGTCCGAGCGGCGGCTCGTCAAGGCGGCCGACGTGCTGGGCGGCGACGTGGGCGCGTGGCGGCAGAAGTACCGCGAGGGCATGGGCTTTTTCCTGCGGCGGCTCGCGGAGGGCTTCCGGCCGGGGGGCGTCAACATGCTGATGGCCCACGCCACGATGGACGGCGCGGTCCCCAGCGGCTCCGAGCGCACCATGCAGTTTGACCTGCTCAACGCCTACACGCTCTCGCCATTGCAACTTCCGGCGACGGCGCAGTACGTGGCGCTGGGGCACGTCCACAAGCCGCAGCAGAACTCGGAGATGCCGCTCGCGCACTACCCCGGCTCGGTGGTCCAGCTTGACTTCGGGGAGGGCGGCGAGAAGAAGCAGGTCAATCTGGTGGAGGTGGAGCCGGGGCGCCCTGCCCGCGTCCTCCCGATTCCGCTCGCCAGCGGGCGCGAACTGCGGACCGTGCGGGTCACGCTGGACAACGTGGACGCGCGGCTCGCGGCCCTGGAGGGGTTTCCCGGCCTCGTCAAGGTGGTCGTGCGGGCACCCTCGGGCACCGCGCTGCCGGGCCTCAAGGACCGGGTGCTGCGGCGGCTGCCCAATACGCTGGCGGTGGAGCTGGACGCGGTGCAGGAAGACCTCGCCCTGCCCGAGCGGCGGCGCGAGGGCCTGAGCCTACTGGACCTCTACGAGCGTTTCCATCAAGAGCGGCGGGGCGAGTTGCCGGGCGACTTACGCGACGCCTTCCGCGAGGCGGACGAGGCCGCGCGGGGCGAGGAAGAAGGGGTGGTGGCGTGA
- a CDS encoding Uma2 family endonuclease — protein MSDPAFQRMSVEEYLRTEPDSPVKREYVNGFVYVLDQGDGARAQAGASKGHVTITGNVHHALYGPCRRAHRRLYASDMKVRIEPEGSFYYPDVMVACGPDNGEPYFESSPCLLVEVLSRRTAATDRHAKYAAYTSPPSLRTYLIVAQEERRVYAYHREDSEWVLTEYAGQGVIPLPCPQTELPLDEIYAGVQDA, from the coding sequence ATGAGCGACCCCGCCTTCCAGCGCATGAGTGTGGAGGAGTACCTCCGCACCGAGCCGGACAGTCCGGTCAAGCGGGAGTACGTGAACGGATTCGTGTACGTGCTCGATCAGGGGGACGGGGCGCGGGCACAGGCCGGGGCCAGCAAGGGGCACGTCACCATCACGGGCAACGTCCACCATGCCCTGTACGGCCCGTGCCGCCGCGCCCACCGCCGCCTCTACGCCTCGGACATGAAAGTCCGGATCGAGCCCGAGGGGTCTTTCTACTACCCCGACGTGATGGTCGCCTGCGGACCAGACAACGGCGAGCCCTACTTCGAGTCCTCCCCCTGCCTGCTGGTCGAGGTGCTGTCCCGCCGCACCGCCGCTACCGACCGGCATGCCAAATATGCGGCGTATACGTCCCCGCCTTCCCTCCGAACCTACCTGATCGTCGCGCAGGAGGAGCGGCGGGTCTACGCCTACCATCGGGAGGACAGCGAATGGGTCCTCACCGAGTACGCAGGCCAGGGGGTCATTCCGCTGCCGTGCCCGCAGACGGAATTGCCGCTGGACGAGATTTACGCGGGCGTGCAGGACGCCTGA
- a CDS encoding type ISP restriction/modification enzyme translates to MLTAYDFPIDSKGRTPNISKKFITALTEATDLTFAPDGETNGNPDLYTPEDVFHYIYAVLHSPNYRTRYADFLRTDFPRIPLPDSAERFRALAELGAELAGLHLLRTAPKLGGFPKAGGNEVMKGYPKYSPPAAGDSAEGRSADGSEAGKVLINPQQWFTGVPPEVWSFRVGGYQPAEKWLKDRRGRTLSFGDVQHYQRMLGALAGTVELMRQVDQAATGLWEVATAQASCTPA, encoded by the coding sequence ATGCTGACTGCCTACGATTTCCCAATTGACTCGAAAGGCCGGACGCCCAACATCTCCAAGAAGTTCATCACGGCGCTGACGGAAGCCACGGACCTGACTTTCGCCCCCGACGGCGAGACGAATGGCAACCCTGACCTCTACACGCCCGAGGACGTGTTTCATTACATCTACGCGGTGCTGCATAGTCCGAACTACCGCACGCGCTACGCCGATTTCCTCCGCACGGATTTTCCGCGCATTCCCCTGCCCGACTCGGCGGAACGCTTCCGGGCGCTGGCGGAGCTGGGAGCCGAACTGGCGGGCTTGCACCTGCTGAGAACGGCGCCCAAGCTGGGCGGCTTTCCCAAGGCGGGCGGAAACGAGGTAATGAAGGGGTATCCAAAGTATTCGCCGCCCGCAGCGGGCGACAGTGCGGAGGGGAGGAGCGCGGATGGAAGTGAGGCGGGCAAAGTGCTGATCAACCCGCAGCAGTGGTTCACGGGCGTGCCGCCGGAAGTCTGGAGCTTCCGCGTGGGTGGTTATCAGCCCGCTGAGAAATGGCTGAAGGATCGGCGCGGGCGAACGCTGAGCTTCGGGGACGTGCAGCACTATCAGCGGATGCTGGGGGCGCTGGCGGGGACGGTGGAGCTGATGCGGCAGGTGGATCAGGCGGCGACGGGGCTGTGGGAGGTAGCGACGGCTCAGGCGTCCTGCACGCCCGCGTAA
- a CDS encoding transposase encodes MSTSQILGERVRILADEFLAVPTTSYQQRSLEAALSMFLDTATKTALHRAELVSKSALSRLLNEYPWDTAQGWAILQRAQWDALLVAARRKHRPLLRLSVDLTSIEKKGSTLPFVRVYNEVHGIHLVVLFAEYGAVKFPVGYRVYRGKGTATPVTLARELLRTVPDAIRRRFRIRVLADSGFESAVFLDEVRQLGFEFVVGVRSTRRTMHPGEVTVADCPHGGYIELKNWPHDPLVLGRVDRGDRVFHAVSSELMEGDEVVAEGAKRWSEESFFKEGKHQFGLAQFALRTAVGLDRWVLLVFLAWTLAILHRETGMTLEACAALALMTVMPDVHLNRLLLTFSRNSEFLRQHGYSLRYARCNS; translated from the coding sequence GTGTCTACGTCACAGATTCTGGGGGAGCGCGTCCGCATTCTGGCAGATGAGTTCCTGGCCGTTCCAACCACGTCCTACCAACAGCGCAGCCTGGAGGCTGCGCTGTCGATGTTCCTGGACACTGCCACCAAAACGGCGTTGCACCGCGCTGAGTTGGTCAGCAAAAGTGCGCTGAGCCGCCTCCTGAACGAGTACCCCTGGGATACGGCACAGGGTTGGGCCATCTTGCAGCGCGCCCAGTGGGACGCGCTGCTTGTCGCGGCCCGACGAAAACACCGCCCACTCCTGCGGCTGAGTGTCGACCTGACCAGCATCGAAAAAAAGGGCAGCACGCTGCCCTTCGTTCGCGTCTACAACGAGGTTCACGGCATCCATCTGGTCGTGTTGTTCGCCGAATACGGAGCGGTGAAGTTTCCCGTGGGGTACCGGGTCTACCGGGGCAAGGGGACAGCGACCCCAGTGACTCTGGCACGAGAACTTCTGCGAACCGTCCCAGACGCGATCCGTCGTCGATTCCGGATTCGCGTGTTAGCAGACAGCGGATTCGAATCCGCTGTCTTCCTGGATGAAGTCAGGCAGCTGGGCTTCGAGTTTGTGGTGGGCGTTCGGTCAACCCGGCGGACGATGCACCCAGGCGAGGTCACGGTGGCTGACTGTCCGCATGGAGGCTACATCGAATTGAAGAACTGGCCGCATGACCCGCTGGTGCTGGGTCGCGTCGACCGTGGAGACCGGGTGTTTCACGCGGTTTCTTCGGAACTGATGGAAGGCGACGAGGTGGTCGCCGAGGGGGCAAAGCGGTGGAGTGAGGAATCGTTCTTCAAGGAGGGCAAGCACCAGTTTGGTCTGGCGCAGTTCGCATTGCGAACTGCTGTGGGCCTGGATCGCTGGGTCCTGCTGGTGTTCCTGGCCTGGACACTGGCCATCCTGCACCGAGAGACCGGGATGACCCTGGAGGCGTGTGCTGCTCTGGCACTGATGACGGTCATGCCAGACGTTCATTTGAACCGCCTGCTCCTGACGTTCAGCAGAAACTCGGAATTTCTCCGCCAGCACGGCTATTCACTGCGCTATGCGAGGTGCAACTCCTGA
- a CDS encoding type ISP restriction/modification enzyme translates to MTSPSPTPAQAQAAIRAYLDRIEQDLKAGHATEHTHRAALSTLLEALMPGTTATNEPKRGKYGAPDYLIQHTEQGTALTLGYAEAKDVGISLGDTERTGQLQRYRAALPNLLLTDYLEFRWYVSGEKRGASATLGTWDGQKLTRSKDGPAGLSALLDGFAAQTPLEIGTAKELAARMARLTALIRSVTLDVLLAGEASDTLKDLLDSFRKTILPGLTHEDFSDMYAQTLAYGLFAARVQHARAPGAAPFNRQDAARNIPKTNPLLQKLFYTLTGPELDDEPYVTLVDDLAGLLAHAAIDRILAEFGTQVREEDPIVHFYETFLAQYNPRLREQRGVYYTPTPVVDYIVRSVDALLKRDFGLEDGLGDTGKTTVTTSDDQGSQKQFSAPRLLITDPATGTGTFPYQIIRLLRQRYQASDNAGQWPAFVRDHLIHALYGFELMMAPYAVAHLKLSMELGGLDLPDSTPTEQQERDALSVRLGRRLNVYLTNTLEDPQHEIQTLPGQFRAISDEAQAAGKIKADYPIMVVLGNPPYSGHSANKNVWIDDLLKGTVRIKGKVDKARRIAGNYYEVDGQPLGERNPKWLQDDYVKFIRWAQWRVEQTGAGIVAFITPHGYLDNPTFRGMRQSLTRTFDDIYVLDLHGNANKKEKAPDGSADQNVFDIRTGVAIGLFVRREGAPGPRNSQIHRADLWGDRESKYRWLSENDVLSGGYQTLEPSSPTYLWADQDAEIRGEYEKGWNLLKIMSNTSTGVLTARDALTIDMDAQQALQRAEAFVGMPEEQARQHFNLGKDARDWTVKGAQADLQAVGSLANLVTPILYRPFDVRFTIFTGKNRGFMCNPRTEIMTHFLNKNIGLITRRQAPEEPSYGYVFITQYIVSDGAIRSDNKGGESVFPLYSGVAPRIAQ, encoded by the coding sequence ATGACCAGCCCCTCCCCCACCCCCGCACAGGCGCAGGCGGCTATCCGGGCTTACCTCGACCGTATCGAGCAGGACCTGAAGGCCGGGCACGCCACCGAGCACACGCACCGCGCCGCCCTGAGCACCCTGCTGGAAGCCCTGATGCCGGGCACAACGGCCACGAACGAGCCCAAGCGCGGCAAGTACGGCGCTCCTGACTACTTGATTCAGCACACTGAGCAGGGAACTGCGCTCACCCTGGGGTATGCCGAGGCCAAGGACGTGGGAATCAGCCTGGGGGACACCGAGAGGACCGGGCAACTTCAGCGTTACCGCGCGGCCCTCCCCAACCTGCTGCTGACCGATTACCTGGAGTTCCGCTGGTACGTCAGCGGCGAGAAACGCGGCGCCAGCGCGACCCTTGGCACGTGGGACGGCCAGAAACTCACGCGCAGTAAAGACGGTCCCGCCGGGTTAAGCGCCCTGCTGGACGGCTTCGCAGCCCAGACACCTCTGGAAATCGGTACGGCCAAGGAACTCGCCGCGCGAATGGCCCGCCTGACCGCCCTGATTCGCAGCGTCACGCTGGACGTGCTCCTGGCGGGCGAGGCCAGCGACACCCTGAAAGACCTGCTCGACTCGTTCCGCAAGACCATCCTGCCAGGCCTGACGCACGAGGACTTCTCGGACATGTACGCGCAGACCCTCGCCTACGGCCTCTTCGCCGCGCGGGTCCAGCACGCCCGAGCGCCGGGCGCTGCGCCCTTCAACCGCCAGGACGCCGCCCGCAATATCCCCAAGACCAACCCGCTGCTGCAAAAGCTGTTCTATACCCTGACCGGGCCGGAACTGGACGACGAACCCTACGTCACTCTGGTAGATGACCTCGCCGGACTGCTGGCCCACGCCGCCATCGACCGGATTCTGGCTGAATTCGGCACGCAGGTGCGCGAGGAAGACCCCATCGTCCACTTCTACGAAACCTTTCTGGCCCAGTACAACCCCCGTCTGCGCGAGCAGCGCGGCGTGTACTACACCCCCACGCCCGTGGTGGACTACATTGTTCGCAGCGTGGACGCCCTGCTGAAGCGTGACTTCGGGCTGGAGGACGGCTTGGGGGACACGGGGAAAACCACCGTCACCACCAGTGATGACCAGGGAAGCCAGAAGCAGTTCAGCGCCCCGCGCCTACTGATCACCGACCCCGCCACCGGCACCGGCACCTTTCCCTATCAGATCATCCGGCTGCTGCGGCAGCGGTATCAGGCCAGCGACAACGCCGGGCAGTGGCCCGCCTTCGTGCGCGACCACCTGATCCACGCCCTGTACGGCTTCGAGCTGATGATGGCTCCCTACGCCGTCGCCCACCTGAAGCTCAGCATGGAACTTGGCGGCCTGGACCTGCCGGACAGCACCCCCACCGAGCAGCAGGAACGCGACGCCCTGAGCGTCCGCCTGGGCCGCCGCCTGAACGTCTACCTCACCAACACCCTGGAAGACCCGCAGCACGAAATCCAGACCCTCCCCGGCCAGTTCCGCGCCATCAGCGACGAGGCGCAGGCCGCCGGAAAGATCAAGGCCGACTACCCCATCATGGTCGTGCTGGGCAACCCGCCCTACAGCGGCCACAGCGCCAATAAGAACGTGTGGATCGACGACCTGCTCAAGGGCACTGTCCGTATCAAAGGCAAGGTGGACAAGGCCCGCCGCATCGCTGGCAACTACTACGAGGTCGACGGGCAACCGCTGGGCGAGCGCAATCCCAAGTGGCTGCAAGACGATTACGTCAAGTTCATCCGCTGGGCGCAGTGGCGCGTCGAGCAGACGGGCGCGGGCATCGTCGCCTTTATCACCCCGCACGGCTACCTGGACAACCCCACCTTCCGGGGCATGCGCCAGAGCCTGACCCGCACCTTTGACGATATTTACGTGCTGGACCTGCACGGCAACGCCAACAAGAAGGAAAAGGCACCCGACGGCAGCGCCGACCAGAATGTCTTTGATATCCGTACCGGGGTCGCCATCGGCCTCTTTGTCCGCAGGGAGGGCGCCCCCGGCCCCCGCAACAGCCAGATTCACCGCGCCGACCTGTGGGGCGATAGGGAAAGCAAATACCGCTGGTTGTCAGAGAATGACGTGCTGAGCGGTGGCTATCAGACGTTGGAGCCGAGCAGCCCGACATACCTGTGGGCCGACCAGGATGCAGAGATCAGGGGGGAATACGAGAAAGGGTGGAATTTACTAAAAATTATGTCTAACACATCCACCGGCGTCCTAACTGCCCGAGACGCCCTGACTATTGATATGGACGCGCAACAGGCGTTGCAACGGGCAGAAGCGTTCGTAGGGATGCCGGAAGAGCAGGCACGGCAACACTTTAACTTAGGTAAGGACGCCCGCGACTGGACAGTGAAGGGCGCCCAAGCTGACTTGCAAGCTGTAGGATCCCTTGCTAACTTAGTAACGCCGATTTTGTACAGGCCATTTGACGTGCGCTTCACAATATTTACGGGAAAGAATCGGGGGTTTATGTGTAACCCACGTACTGAGATTATGACGCATTTTCTAAACAAAAATATTGGTCTGATTACTCGTAGGCAGGCACCAGAAGAACCCAGCTACGGCTATGTTTTTATAACACAGTACATTGTCTCTGATGGCGCGATTCGTTCCGACAACAAAGGCGGTGAATCCGTCTTTCCATTGTACTCAGGAGTTGCACCTCGCATAGCGCAGTGA
- a CDS encoding RES domain-containing protein, whose protein sequence is MLDLTDAEVRERLGTSLQELTGDWQLLNEQGEDAPTQRLGRAAFESGRFDAVRAPSKLRPGEANLLVFVDRIGERVAATDLPPGFPERVEV, encoded by the coding sequence GTGCTGGACCTGACGGACGCGGAGGTGCGGGAGCGGTTGGGTACTTCCTTGCAGGAGCTGACGGGCGACTGGCAATTGCTGAACGAGCAGGGCGAGGACGCGCCCACCCAGCGGCTGGGGCGGGCCGCCTTCGAGTCCGGGCGCTTCGACGCGGTGCGGGCGCCCAGCAAGCTGCGGCCCGGCGAGGCGAATCTGCTGGTGTTCGTGGACCGGATCGGGGAGCGGGTTGCGGCGACGGACCTGCCGCCCGGCTTCCCGGAGCGGGTGGAGGTGTAG